From the uncultured Trichococcus sp. genome, one window contains:
- the gatC gene encoding Asp-tRNA(Asn)/Glu-tRNA(Gln) amidotransferase subunit GatC yields MAITEEQVRHVAKLAKLEFAPNEIKHFTEQLGDIIDMVEQLEAVDTTDVPVTSHGYALKNVMREDVAEPGTDRDLLFKNVKTAEDGMIQVPAILDNEVEGA; encoded by the coding sequence ATGGCAATCACTGAAGAGCAAGTGCGTCACGTAGCAAAACTGGCCAAGCTGGAATTCGCTCCTAATGAAATTAAACATTTTACAGAACAATTGGGCGACATCATAGACATGGTGGAGCAATTGGAAGCCGTCGATACAACCGATGTACCCGTTACTTCCCATGGCTATGCATTGAAGAATGTCATGCGCGAAGATGTAGCGGAACCAGGAACGGATCGCGACCTCTTATTCAAAAATGTCAAAACAGCCGAAGACGGCATGATCCAAGTGCCGGCAATTTTAGATAACGAGGTGGAAGGCGCATGA
- a CDS encoding CamS family sex pheromone protein, with protein MNRAKSVIFMTVSGAAMFLLASCGQLAETQTTENTTKNGPEKVTVQTTQNQLSTDYYPALIVDGKYQFSQNRGVSLSLNSTANIKDFEADLLDVAKNVFPTDQYFFQEGQVIDYDTTRLWLGRYSDSNPDGLNPADNGSTDAATREPIYLEQILEQDYMIQNENGFELAGMAIGLAMNSVDYYKVNDVPMEQAISRDKLEEQAKAYADTIISRLRQTDGLESIPIVIGIYEQTAQDSPIGGVYLFEGVSTEGTAIGEWITRNESKVVFPLQSGTQTEESSNFDNFKNEVQDFFPNLNGIVGEGKYIDGQLMSLEIDIMTQFYGETEIIAFTQHVTDAAGRFLPQNIPVEITIESINGIESFLTRENDSQGFSYHIFD; from the coding sequence GTGAATAGAGCGAAAAGCGTCATCTTTATGACTGTCTCTGGAGCGGCGATGTTCCTGTTGGCCAGTTGCGGACAGCTAGCAGAGACGCAAACGACGGAGAACACAACCAAAAACGGTCCTGAGAAAGTGACTGTCCAAACGACACAGAACCAGTTGTCGACCGATTATTATCCTGCCTTGATCGTGGACGGCAAGTACCAATTCAGCCAGAATCGCGGCGTCAGCCTCTCGTTGAACTCGACAGCCAATATCAAAGATTTTGAGGCGGATCTGTTGGATGTAGCGAAAAATGTTTTTCCGACTGACCAATATTTTTTTCAGGAAGGCCAAGTCATCGATTATGATACGACCAGGTTGTGGTTGGGGCGTTACAGCGACTCCAATCCGGACGGCTTGAATCCGGCCGACAACGGCAGTACCGATGCGGCAACCAGGGAGCCGATCTATCTGGAGCAGATTTTGGAGCAGGACTATATGATCCAAAATGAAAATGGCTTCGAATTGGCCGGGATGGCCATCGGTCTGGCGATGAATTCGGTCGACTATTACAAAGTGAACGATGTGCCGATGGAACAAGCCATTTCCCGCGATAAGCTGGAAGAACAGGCAAAAGCCTATGCAGATACGATCATTTCCCGTCTGCGCCAGACCGATGGATTGGAAAGCATTCCGATCGTCATCGGTATTTATGAACAAACGGCGCAGGACAGCCCGATCGGAGGCGTCTATCTGTTCGAAGGCGTCTCTACGGAAGGGACTGCAATCGGCGAATGGATTACCCGCAATGAAAGCAAAGTTGTGTTCCCGTTGCAGAGCGGAACGCAGACGGAAGAATCCTCCAACTTTGATAACTTCAAAAATGAAGTGCAGGATTTCTTCCCGAATCTGAACGGAATCGTCGGCGAAGGCAAATACATCGATGGACAATTGATGTCGCTCGAAATCGACATCATGACGCAGTTCTACGGGGAAACGGAAATCATCGCCTTCACACAGCACGTAACGGATGCGGCAGGGCGTTTCCTTCCCCAAAATATTCCCGTTGAGATCACGATTGAATCCATCAACGGCATCGAATCGTTCCTCACAAGGGAAAACGATAGCCAAGGCTTCAGTTACCATATCTTTGATTAG